In Blautia sp. SC05B48, a single genomic region encodes these proteins:
- a CDS encoding zinc dependent phospholipase C family protein: MPTTYAHDLFGKRVYRKLSAKLQHLIRSNGNLYRIGQHGPDILFYYFISKNPVTQYGVQMHGRKAREFFEKGMAKVREEKNPALMAYLLGFGCHYILDSTCHPYVNQVAAEGKVSHTLFEKEFDRMLMYETGKDPLRFYPSHGIRASFLSAWTIHQVLPAIRTWNIYLSLKMMKIFTCILVCDDGGRKRRLSEHALSPAGKKRSAFITDFFMSPEPEIDCKDELLKLDSLMEEALAKAPDMLEELALLAVRPGHLSDRWDLTFNG; the protein is encoded by the coding sequence ATGCCCACAACATACGCACATGATCTTTTTGGAAAAAGGGTTTACCGGAAACTTTCCGCAAAATTACAGCATCTGATTCGAAGCAACGGAAATCTGTACCGGATCGGACAGCATGGTCCGGATATCCTGTTTTATTATTTTATATCCAAAAATCCGGTGACACAGTACGGAGTGCAGATGCACGGACGGAAAGCAAGAGAATTCTTTGAAAAGGGAATGGCGAAGGTCCGGGAGGAAAAAAATCCTGCACTGATGGCCTACCTGCTGGGGTTCGGATGTCATTATATCCTGGATTCTACTTGTCATCCTTACGTCAATCAGGTAGCTGCCGAAGGGAAAGTCTCACATACGCTCTTTGAGAAGGAATTTGATCGTATGCTGATGTATGAAACCGGCAAAGATCCATTGCGTTTTTATCCGTCTCATGGGATCCGTGCCAGTTTTCTCAGTGCATGGACGATCCACCAGGTATTGCCGGCAATCCGTACCTGGAACATTTATCTGTCATTGAAAATGATGAAGATATTCACCTGTATTTTGGTATGTGACGATGGAGGAAGGAAGAGACGCCTTTCGGAACATGCCCTTTCCCCCGCAGGAAAAAAGAGATCTGCGTTTATTACCGATTTTTTTATGAGCCCGGAGCCGGAGATCGACTGCAAAGATGAGCTTCTTAAGCTGGACAGTCTGATGGAAGAGGCACTTGCCAAGGCACCGGATATGTTGGAAGAGCTTGCTTTACTTGCAGTCAGGCCAGGACATCTTTCTGACAGATGGGATCTGACTTTTAACGGATGA
- a CDS encoding D-alanyl-D-alanine carboxypeptidase family protein has protein sequence MSKRRMAAVVLMTAVLIICQIFPIKAADDENLYALSAVLMDGETGRVLYGKEAYKGRPNASTTKVMTCILALELAKGDDYVQVSGNAASQPQTRLGMREGQQFYLEDLLYSLMLKSHNDSAVAIAEHISGSVEAFAEKMNEKAKELGCKDTHFVTPNGLDGEDEGGIHHTTARDLALIMAYAIKNATFVHITQTRDYTFTDISGKKHYSVHNTNAFLDMETGVISGKTGFTGNAGYCYVCAVRQDERLFIVALLGCGWPGNKNYKWIDTRKLLSYGRENYHYSMLPELPQLPEIPVTEAAPGKEDPYPQKSDRSGYPPKQVMLKIHAVLSEKDREKRYLLKKTETITWETELPDKLPAPIQKNQKIGTLHAKLNGKELLSCLVTADDKIDRITYKWYVDKVFEDYFH, from the coding sequence ATGAGCAAACGGCGTATGGCCGCTGTCGTGCTGATGACAGCGGTCCTTATTATTTGTCAGATCTTTCCGATAAAGGCGGCAGATGACGAAAATCTATATGCACTTTCTGCAGTTCTCATGGATGGGGAGACCGGCCGCGTGCTGTACGGAAAAGAAGCCTACAAAGGACGGCCAAATGCCAGTACAACAAAGGTAATGACCTGTATTCTTGCTTTGGAGCTGGCAAAGGGAGATGATTACGTGCAGGTTTCCGGGAATGCGGCATCTCAGCCACAGACACGTCTTGGCATGCGGGAAGGACAGCAGTTTTATCTGGAGGATCTTCTCTATTCACTGATGCTGAAAAGTCATAATGATTCCGCTGTGGCGATCGCGGAACATATCAGCGGCTCCGTTGAAGCTTTTGCAGAGAAGATGAATGAAAAAGCAAAAGAGCTGGGATGTAAAGACACACATTTTGTTACACCTAATGGTCTGGATGGAGAAGATGAAGGCGGTATCCATCATACAACAGCCCGGGATCTTGCCCTGATCATGGCGTATGCAATAAAAAATGCAACATTTGTCCATATCACCCAGACAAGAGATTATACTTTCACGGATATCTCAGGAAAAAAGCATTATTCGGTACATAATACCAATGCTTTCCTGGATATGGAAACAGGAGTGATCTCCGGAAAAACAGGATTTACAGGAAATGCCGGATATTGTTATGTCTGCGCAGTCCGACAGGACGAGCGATTATTTATCGTGGCTCTTCTGGGATGCGGATGGCCTGGAAATAAAAATTACAAATGGATCGATACCAGGAAGCTTCTGTCTTATGGCAGGGAAAACTATCATTATTCAATGCTGCCGGAGCTTCCGCAGCTGCCGGAGATCCCGGTAACAGAAGCAGCACCGGGAAAAGAAGATCCATATCCGCAAAAGTCCGATCGTTCAGGATATCCTCCAAAACAGGTCATGCTGAAAATACACGCAGTACTTTCTGAAAAAGATCGTGAGAAAAGATATCTTCTGAAAAAAACAGAAACGATCACATGGGAAACGGAGCTTCCGGATAAGCTCCCGGCACCAATACAGAAAAACCAGAAGATCGGTACACTCCATGCAAAGCTCAACGGAAAAGAACTCCTTTCCTGCCTTGTAACCGCCGATGACAAAATCGACAGAATTACCTATAAATGGTATGTGGATAAAGTATTTGAGGATTATTTCCATTAA
- a CDS encoding acyl-CoA carboxylase subunit beta, producing MSNATQSVAAARIDSLLDANSFVEIGQAVTARATDFNMTEKKAPSDGVITGYGVIDGSLVYVYSQDASVLNGTVGEMHAKKIAKIYDLALKVGAPVIGLVDCAGLRLQEATDALEAFGEIYLKQTLASGVIPQITAVFGTCGGGMAVVPALTDFTFVEEKKGRLFVNTPNALEGNRVEKCDSASAQFQSEETGLVDGIGTEEEILGQIRTLISMLPENNEDNDSFKECTDDLNRVCDDIAGCTGDTAIALSRIADNGEFFETKAAYGQDVVTGFLRLNGATVGAVANRSESYDADGNKTEISDGTLSARGARKAADFVKFCDAFEIPVLTLTNVTGFKATLCNEKMMAKSVGEMVHAFASATVPKVNIVIGKAYGTAYVAMNSKSVGADMVYAWDTAEIGMMDASLAAKIMYEGADASTLNEKAAEYKELQNGIASAAARGYVDTVIKAEDTRKYVIGAFEMLFTKREDRPSKKHGTV from the coding sequence ATGAGTAATGCGACACAAAGCGTAGCGGCCGCAAGGATTGATTCCCTGCTTGACGCCAACAGTTTTGTTGAGATCGGACAGGCTGTCACAGCCAGAGCTACGGATTTCAACATGACTGAAAAAAAAGCACCTTCAGACGGTGTGATCACCGGATATGGTGTGATTGACGGCAGTCTGGTGTATGTATACAGCCAGGATGCATCTGTACTGAACGGAACAGTTGGTGAGATGCATGCCAAAAAGATCGCCAAAATTTATGATCTCGCTCTGAAAGTTGGAGCACCTGTTATCGGTCTTGTAGACTGTGCGGGACTTCGTCTTCAGGAGGCTACCGATGCACTTGAGGCATTTGGTGAGATCTATCTGAAACAGACACTGGCATCCGGTGTTATTCCACAGATCACTGCTGTTTTCGGAACATGCGGCGGTGGAATGGCAGTTGTACCGGCTCTTACAGACTTTACATTTGTAGAGGAGAAGAAGGGCAGACTGTTTGTAAACACTCCTAATGCACTGGAAGGAAACAGAGTGGAAAAATGCGATTCAGCTTCCGCACAGTTCCAGAGTGAGGAGACAGGACTTGTTGACGGCATCGGAACAGAAGAGGAGATCCTCGGACAGATCCGCACACTGATCAGCATGCTTCCGGAAAATAATGAAGACAATGACAGCTTCAAGGAATGCACAGATGACCTGAACAGAGTATGTGATGATATCGCAGGCTGCACAGGCGACACAGCTATTGCGCTGTCAAGAATCGCTGATAATGGTGAGTTTTTTGAAACAAAGGCAGCTTACGGCCAGGATGTCGTAACAGGCTTCCTTCGTCTGAACGGTGCTACTGTTGGCGCTGTTGCAAACAGAAGTGAATCTTACGATGCTGATGGCAATAAGACAGAGATTTCCGACGGAACTCTTTCTGCAAGAGGTGCAAGAAAAGCAGCAGACTTCGTAAAATTCTGTGATGCTTTTGAGATTCCGGTACTTACTCTTACTAATGTAACAGGATTTAAAGCTACACTCTGCAATGAGAAGATGATGGCTAAATCTGTAGGTGAGATGGTACATGCTTTTGCATCTGCAACTGTACCGAAGGTAAATATTGTAATTGGTAAAGCATACGGAACTGCATACGTTGCCATGAACAGCAAATCTGTCGGAGCAGATATGGTTTATGCATGGGATACAGCTGAGATCGGTATGATGGATGCTTCCCTTGCAGCAAAGATCATGTATGAGGGAGCTGACGCTTCTACACTGAATGAGAAGGCAGCTGAGTACAAAGAACTCCAGAACGGTATCGCATCTGCAGCAGCAAGAGGATATGTGGATACTGTGATCAAAGCAGAAGATACAAGAAAATATGTAATCGGTGCTTTTGAGATGCTGTTCACAAAAAGGGAAGACCGTCCATCCAAAAAGCATGGAACAGTCTAA
- a CDS encoding OadG family transporter subunit gives MRQFYKKISSVCMALLCVAALLIGCTATAWAADEIDDSVKSQLVTTTKGLTDAIIAMSEDDIQGYLESEDAFTQSAASAWDGSREELGEKKGDINEKDITVEYSDDQYTVVVPVSFEKNKANFTYVFDKSGTPTSLTVDVNYTLAQNMEKAAMNTVMGLGTVFVILVFLIFVISLFKYIPGLVEGKKKESAPAPAAAAPAPVVAAPVAEPAVEDVTDDGELIAVIAAAIAASEGKTSTDGFVVRSIRKVNRRKR, from the coding sequence ATGAGACAGTTTTATAAAAAGATCTCTTCTGTCTGCATGGCACTTCTTTGCGTGGCAGCACTTCTGATCGGATGCACAGCTACTGCATGGGCTGCTGATGAGATTGATGATTCTGTAAAGAGTCAGCTTGTCACAACAACCAAGGGCCTGACGGATGCGATCATCGCAATGTCTGAGGATGATATCCAGGGATATCTGGAATCAGAGGATGCTTTCACACAGAGTGCTGCAAGTGCATGGGACGGCTCCAGAGAAGAGCTTGGTGAGAAAAAAGGTGATATCAATGAGAAAGATATCACAGTGGAGTATTCCGATGATCAGTATACTGTTGTTGTTCCGGTATCCTTCGAGAAAAACAAAGCGAATTTCACTTATGTATTTGATAAATCAGGAACCCCGACTTCTCTTACAGTTGATGTGAATTATACACTGGCACAGAACATGGAGAAGGCAGCCATGAACACAGTGATGGGGCTTGGAACCGTATTTGTGATCCTGGTATTCCTGATCTTCGTGATCTCTCTTTTCAAATATATTCCCGGACTTGTGGAAGGAAAGAAAAAAGAGAGCGCACCGGCTCCGGCAGCCGCAGCTCCGGCGCCAGTTGTTGCAGCACCAGTTGCTGAGCCTGCTGTTGAGGATGTAACAGATGATGGTGAGCTTATTGCCGTGATCGCTGCAGCAATCGCTGCTTCTGAAGGCAAGACAAGCACAGACGGATTTGTGGTACGTTCCATCCGCAAAGTCAACCGCAGAAAAAGATAA
- a CDS encoding biotin/lipoyl-containing protein — MKSYTITVNGTAYEVTVEENGNAAAPVAAAPKAAAPAPKAAPAAAPKAAAPAAGAGSVKVSAAVPGKVVKIVASVGQSVKAGDSVVIVESMKMEIPVVAPQDGTIASIDVAEGAAVENGDTLATMN; from the coding sequence ATGAAGAGTTATACAATTACTGTTAACGGAACAGCATATGAAGTTACTGTAGAAGAGAACGGAAACGCAGCAGCTCCAGTTGCAGCAGCACCAAAAGCAGCAGCTCCGGCTCCTAAGGCAGCTCCTGCAGCAGCACCAAAGGCAGCAGCTCCGGCAGCAGGCGCAGGTTCTGTTAAGGTTTCCGCAGCGGTTCCTGGAAAAGTTGTAAAAATCGTTGCATCTGTTGGACAGAGCGTAAAAGCTGGTGACAGCGTAGTGATCGTTGAGTCCATGAAGATGGAGATCCCGGTTGTTGCTCCTCAGGACGGAACGATCGCCAGCATCGATGTTGCAGAGGGTGCTGCCGTTGAAAATGGAGATACTCTTGCAACAATGAACTAA
- a CDS encoding sodium ion-translocating decarboxylase subunit beta, which yields MSYVTNTLSNLIHQTAFFNLTWGNYLMIAVACVFLYLAIKHGFEPLLLVPIAFGMLLVNIYPDIMLSIEDSSNGVGGLLHYFYLMDEWSILPSLIFLGVGAMTDFGPLIANPISFLMGAAAQLGIYLAYFLAIFLGFNGKAAAAISIIGGADGPTSIFLAGKLGQSSLMGPIAVAAYSYMSLVPIIQPPIMKAFTTEEERKIKMAQLRPVTKLEKILFPIVITIVVCLILPTTAPLVGMLMLGNLFRESGVVKQLSETASNALMYIVVILLGTSVGASTSAEAFLNVDTLKIVVLGLVAFACGTFGGVMLGKLLCKVTHGKINPLIGSAGVSAVPMAARVSQKVGAEADPTNFLLMHAMGPNVAGVIGTAVAAGTFMAIFGV from the coding sequence ATGTCTTATGTAACAAATACCCTGTCAAACCTGATCCATCAGACAGCATTTTTCAACCTTACCTGGGGAAACTACCTGATGATCGCAGTGGCATGTGTGTTCTTATATCTTGCCATTAAACATGGTTTTGAGCCGCTGCTGTTGGTTCCAATCGCTTTTGGTATGCTTCTGGTAAATATTTATCCGGACATTATGCTGAGCATTGAGGATTCATCCAATGGCGTTGGCGGACTTCTTCATTATTTTTACTTAATGGATGAGTGGAGTATTCTTCCTTCACTGATCTTCCTGGGTGTCGGTGCGATGACAGACTTCGGTCCGCTGATCGCAAACCCGATCAGCTTCCTGATGGGAGCAGCTGCACAGCTTGGTATTTACCTTGCATACTTCCTTGCAATTTTCCTTGGATTTAATGGTAAAGCAGCAGCAGCGATCTCTATCATTGGTGGTGCTGACGGCCCGACTTCCATTTTCCTTGCAGGTAAGCTTGGACAGTCTTCTCTTATGGGACCGATCGCAGTGGCAGCATATTCCTATATGTCCCTGGTACCGATCATCCAGCCTCCGATCATGAAGGCGTTCACAACAGAGGAAGAGCGTAAGATCAAAATGGCGCAGCTCCGTCCTGTTACAAAACTTGAGAAGATCCTTTTCCCGATCGTTATCACAATCGTTGTTTGCCTGATCCTTCCGACAACAGCTCCTCTTGTTGGTATGCTGATGCTCGGAAACCTGTTCCGTGAGTCCGGAGTTGTTAAACAGCTTTCTGAAACAGCTTCCAACGCTCTTATGTACATCGTAGTAATCCTTCTTGGAACATCTGTAGGCGCTTCCACAAGTGCTGAGGCGTTCCTGAACGTAGATACACTGAAGATCGTAGTTCTTGGTCTTGTTGCCTTTGCCTGCGGTACTTTTGGTGGTGTTATGCTTGGTAAGCTTCTCTGCAAGGTTACTCACGGAAAGATCAATCCTCTGATCGGATCAGCCGGTGTTTCTGCCGTTCCTATGGCAGCCCGTGTATCCCAGAAGGTTGGTGCTGAGGCAGATCCTACAAACTTCCTGCTGATGCATGCGATGGGACCGAACGTTGCTGGTGTTATCGGTACAGCGGTTGCTGCCGGTACATTTATGGCGATCTTTGGTGTCTAA
- a CDS encoding oxaloacetate decarboxylase subunit alpha, which translates to MAEIEKKPVKVVETILRDAHQSLIATRMSTEQMLPIIEKLDKVGYYAVECWGGATFDASLRFLKEDPWERLRKLRDGFKNTKLQMLFRGQNILGYRPYADDVVEYFVQKSAANGIDIIRIFDCMNDLRNLQTAVKAANKEKAHAQVAMAYTLGDAYTLDYWTDLAKRIEDMGADSICIKDMAGLLVPYKATELVQALKETVKIPIDLHSHYTSGVASMTYMKAVEAGVDIIDTAMSPFALGTSQPATEVMVETFKGTPYDTGFDQQLLAEIADYFRPMRDEALDTGLLNPKNLGVNIKTLLYQVPGGMLSNLTSQLKEQHAEDKFYEVLEEVPRVRKDLGEPPLVTPSSQIVGTQAVFNVIMGERYKVVTKETKDVLSGKYGATARPFNPEVQKKCIGDIEPITCRPADLLEDELDKLESEMAQYKEQDEDVLTYALFPQVAMDFFKYRQAQKTKVDETVADTKNGAYPV; encoded by the coding sequence ATGGCAGAAATAGAGAAAAAACCTGTGAAAGTTGTGGAAACGATCCTGCGTGACGCTCATCAGTCCCTGATCGCTACACGTATGAGCACAGAGCAGATGCTTCCGATCATTGAGAAGCTTGATAAAGTCGGCTACTATGCAGTAGAGTGCTGGGGCGGTGCTACTTTCGATGCTTCCTTACGTTTCCTGAAAGAGGATCCGTGGGAAAGACTTCGTAAACTTCGTGACGGTTTCAAAAACACAAAGCTTCAGATGCTGTTCCGTGGACAGAACATCCTTGGATATCGTCCATATGCAGATGATGTAGTAGAGTATTTTGTACAGAAATCCGCAGCTAACGGTATCGATATCATCCGTATCTTTGACTGTATGAATGACCTTCGTAACCTTCAGACAGCTGTAAAAGCAGCAAACAAGGAGAAAGCACATGCACAGGTTGCAATGGCTTACACACTTGGTGATGCTTACACACTTGATTACTGGACAGATCTTGCAAAACGTATCGAAGATATGGGTGCAGATTCCATCTGTATCAAAGATATGGCAGGACTTCTTGTTCCGTACAAGGCTACAGAGCTTGTTCAGGCTCTCAAAGAGACTGTTAAGATCCCGATCGATCTTCATTCTCACTATACATCCGGTGTTGCTTCCATGACATATATGAAGGCAGTAGAGGCAGGTGTTGACATCATCGACACAGCAATGTCTCCGTTTGCTCTTGGAACATCCCAGCCGGCAACAGAGGTTATGGTTGAGACCTTCAAGGGAACACCATATGATACAGGATTTGATCAGCAGCTTCTCGCTGAGATCGCTGACTACTTCCGTCCGATGCGTGATGAGGCTCTTGATACAGGTCTTCTCAATCCGAAGAACCTTGGTGTAAATATCAAGACTCTTCTGTATCAGGTACCAGGCGGAATGCTTTCCAACCTGACATCACAGCTGAAAGAGCAGCATGCCGAGGATAAATTCTACGAAGTACTTGAGGAAGTTCCGCGTGTACGTAAAGACCTTGGTGAGCCACCGCTTGTTACACCGTCCTCTCAGATCGTTGGTACACAGGCTGTATTTAACGTGATCATGGGCGAGCGTTACAAGGTTGTCACAAAAGAGACAAAAGACGTGTTAAGTGGTAAGTATGGCGCAACAGCCAGACCGTTCAATCCGGAAGTACAGAAAAAATGTATCGGAGATATTGAACCGATCACATGCCGTCCGGCAGATCTTCTGGAGGATGAGCTTGATAAGCTTGAGAGCGAGATGGCACAGTACAAGGAGCAGGATGAGGATGTTCTCACATATGCACTGTTCCCGCAGGTTGCCATGGACTTCTTTAAATATCGCCAGGCTCAGAAGACAAAAGTTGATGAGACTGTAGCAGATACCAAGAACGGCGCATACCCGGTATAA
- a CDS encoding NAD(P)/FAD-dependent oxidoreductase encodes MSKVAIIGGGAAGMLCGVYAARRGHQVHILEKNEKLGKKLFITGKGRCNVTNDSDTEELFPAVMSNRKFLYSAFYTYGSRDVMEFFEEAGVPLKTERGNRVFPVSDHSSDIIRALERELKKAGAQIHLHTEVKEVCTRDEKVTGVLLSDGDFFEADTVVVATGGLSYPSTGSTGDGYRFAAETGHKVVSQSPSLVPLVAKEDYVSKLQGLSLRNVELTVKSGKKVLYKDFGEMMFTHFGVTGPLILSASAQIGKKLEKEPLEAFLDLKPALDAEQLDARILREFDANHNKQFKNVIGVLFPSSLTPIMIEIGGIPGEKPVHEISREERQAFGRLIKAFPFTITGMGEFKEAIITRGGVSVKEIQPSTMESKKIKNLYFTGEVLDLDAVTGGYNLQIAWSTAYAAAQAIE; translated from the coding sequence ATGTCCAAAGTTGCGATCATAGGCGGCGGTGCCGCCGGAATGCTCTGCGGTGTATATGCTGCGCGCAGAGGACACCAGGTTCACATACTGGAAAAAAATGAGAAACTCGGAAAAAAGCTTTTTATCACCGGAAAGGGACGGTGCAACGTCACCAATGATTCCGATACCGAAGAGCTTTTTCCGGCAGTGATGTCAAATCGCAAATTTCTTTACAGCGCTTTCTACACCTATGGAAGCAGAGATGTGATGGAATTTTTTGAGGAAGCAGGAGTGCCGCTGAAAACAGAGCGTGGAAACCGGGTTTTTCCGGTATCGGATCATTCATCAGATATTATCCGTGCTCTTGAACGGGAACTGAAAAAAGCCGGAGCGCAGATTCATCTTCATACAGAGGTAAAGGAAGTTTGTACACGGGATGAAAAAGTTACTGGTGTATTACTTTCGGACGGTGATTTTTTTGAAGCGGATACTGTGGTAGTTGCCACAGGAGGGCTTTCCTACCCGTCCACAGGTTCCACAGGAGACGGATACCGTTTTGCTGCTGAGACGGGGCATAAAGTTGTTTCCCAGTCACCATCACTGGTGCCATTGGTGGCAAAAGAAGATTATGTCTCCAAACTTCAGGGCCTTTCCCTTCGGAATGTGGAGCTTACAGTAAAATCCGGCAAAAAAGTTCTCTATAAAGACTTCGGCGAGATGATGTTTACTCATTTCGGAGTGACAGGACCGCTGATACTTTCCGCCAGTGCACAGATCGGCAAAAAGCTGGAAAAGGAGCCTTTGGAGGCTTTCCTGGATCTGAAGCCGGCGCTTGATGCAGAACAGCTTGACGCCCGGATCCTGCGTGAATTTGATGCAAATCATAACAAACAGTTTAAAAATGTGATCGGTGTTCTTTTTCCGTCTTCTCTGACTCCGATCATGATCGAAATTGGCGGTATCCCCGGGGAAAAACCGGTACATGAGATCTCCAGGGAAGAGCGTCAGGCTTTTGGCCGTCTGATCAAGGCTTTTCCGTTTACGATCACGGGAATGGGAGAGTTTAAGGAAGCAATCATCACAAGAGGCGGTGTGTCAGTAAAAGAGATACAGCCATCCACAATGGAATCCAAAAAAATAAAAAATCTGTATTTTACAGGTGAAGTACTGGATCTGGATGCAGTGACCGGTGGCTATAATCTTCAGATCGCATGGTCTACAGCGTATGCGGCAGCTCAGGCGATTGAATAA
- the cmk gene encoding (d)CMP kinase produces the protein MGINIAIDGPAGAGKSTIAKKVAKELSFIYVDTGAMYRAMALYLLEKGISGDEKISEACHDADISIRYENGEQQVILNGKNVTAFLRKEEVGNMASVSSANPEVRAHLLKLQRNLAAENNVVMDGRDIGTTILPNAEVKIFLTASAKTRASRRYLELTEKGEACDMDEILKDIVDRDERDMNRAVSPLKKAEDAVLVDSSEMGIDEVVESILSVYRKRVNG, from the coding sequence ATGGGTATTAATATTGCAATTGACGGACCGGCAGGTGCAGGAAAAAGCACAATTGCAAAAAAAGTGGCAAAGGAGCTGTCCTTTATTTATGTAGATACAGGGGCAATGTATCGTGCCATGGCACTTTATCTTCTGGAAAAAGGGATCAGCGGTGACGAAAAAATCTCTGAAGCCTGTCACGATGCGGATATCTCTATCCGTTATGAGAACGGTGAGCAGCAGGTGATCCTTAACGGAAAGAATGTAACTGCGTTCCTCCGTAAGGAAGAGGTAGGAAATATGGCATCTGTAAGCTCTGCAAATCCGGAGGTGCGTGCACATCTTCTGAAGCTGCAGCGCAATCTTGCAGCCGAGAATAATGTAGTTATGGACGGAAGAGATATCGGAACCACCATTCTTCCCAATGCGGAAGTGAAGATCTTTCTGACTGCAAGTGCAAAGACCCGTGCCAGCAGACGATACCTGGAGCTTACAGAGAAGGGTGAAGCCTGCGATATGGATGAAATCCTGAAAGATATTGTTGACAGAGATGAGAGAGATATGAACCGCGCGGTTTCTCCGCTTAAAAAAGCAGAGGATGCTGTTCTTGTTGATTCATCTGAGATGGGAATTGACGAAGTGGTTGAGAGTATCCTTTCCGTATACAGAAAAAGGGTGAATGGATGA
- the ispH gene encoding 4-hydroxy-3-methylbut-2-enyl diphosphate reductase, with amino-acid sequence MNVKVAETAGFCFGVQRAVDRVYELIGSDAAPIYTLGPIIHNEEVVSDLEKKGVAVICEKDLGSLKGGTVVIRSHGVGRRVYNTIKKYGLGYVDVTCPFVLKIHKIVERESSRGAHIVIIGDPGHPEVQGICGWCQGPYTVIRNAEDAEKFNISPEKEVCVVSQTTFNYNKFQELVEILRKKSYDNNVLNILNILNTICNATEERQKEAKAIAGEVDTMLVVGGRHSSNTQKLFEICKKECGNTYYIQTPVDLDSEMFQCSSCVGITAGASTPKKIIEEVQEHVRVKF; translated from the coding sequence ATGAACGTAAAAGTTGCAGAAACTGCCGGCTTCTGTTTCGGCGTACAAAGAGCAGTTGACCGTGTTTATGAGCTGATCGGTTCCGATGCAGCACCGATTTATACACTGGGCCCGATCATCCATAATGAGGAGGTTGTCTCAGATCTCGAAAAAAAAGGTGTGGCTGTGATCTGTGAGAAGGATCTTGGCAGCCTGAAGGGCGGCACTGTTGTGATCCGTTCCCATGGAGTAGGCCGCAGGGTTTATAACACGATCAAAAAATATGGTCTCGGATATGTAGATGTTACCTGTCCTTTTGTGCTGAAGATCCACAAGATCGTTGAGAGAGAAAGCTCCAGAGGTGCCCATATTGTGATCATCGGTGATCCGGGCCATCCGGAAGTACAGGGGATCTGCGGATGGTGTCAGGGACCATATACAGTGATCAGAAATGCTGAGGATGCTGAGAAATTCAATATTTCTCCGGAAAAAGAAGTATGTGTAGTGTCCCAGACGACATTTAATTACAACAAATTTCAAGAATTAGTTGAAATTCTCCGCAAAAAGAGTTATGATAATAATGTTTTAAATATTTTAAATATTTTAAACACTATTTGTAATGCTACCGAAGAACGGCAGAAAGAAGCTAAAGCGATAGCCGGAGAGGTAGACACTATGCTGGTCGTAGGTGGCCGACATAGTTCCAATACTCAAAAGCTGTTTGAAATATGTAAAAAGGAATGTGGAAATACTTACTATATACAAACACCTGTAGACTTGGATTCTGAAATGTTCCAATGCAGTAGTTGTGTAGGTATTACAGCAGGGGCTTCCACCCCAAAGAAAATTATTGAGGAGGTTCAAGAACATGTCAGAGTTAAGTTTTGA